A stretch of DNA from Desulfosarcina ovata subsp. ovata:
GGTATAGGCTCTAATGCTTGCCTCACTGACCGGGCGGGAGGCAAACGGAAATTAAAAAAGATTGACCAATTCCATAGATTAAAATCGTTCAAAAGAAATGCCATGGCCCGCCCGGTCGGAGTGGTGCACCCTGGGGTCGCGCTAAATTATGGCCTTGTAATTATTTGCAATAATATGATTTTCATATCAATTATTATTGCTTAGATGGCCTGTTTTGACCTCAAAAACGCCATTTTAAGATCCTGACTGGAAAATCCAAGGGAAAGTATTGCCCCAAGATATTTTAACCTCGTCCATCTTTTGCGGATTATCATCTTCATTTCCGTAGTTTTCTATGGTTTCTCGTAAAGGAGTTCGATCCAGCGGTTGCGATCTTTGGCAAATTTTAAAAGGAAATCTCTCTTATGGCATCGTTGGGTGATACGCCAAATATGTTCCGGTATAAAATGTCGATAAGCGCGTGCCATCGCTCAGATTCGCTTAAAATAGGTTTTTTACCCCCAAAAGTGATCGCCTAAGACGTTTTCAGAGGTTATTTTTTCACCATTTATCTATTTATGTCAAATGGTTAATTTGGTGCGACCCCAGTGCCCAATTTGGTGCGACCCCAGTGCCCATCACGGATTTGACCATCATTTTAGATAAGCGCATTGACATTCCAGCAAACGCAAATTAGACTAACAAAAATAGACTAAGTTTGTGAGGTGCCGTATGGAAACAGTCAATATTCACTATGCGAAAACCCACTTTTCAAAATTGTTGCTCCGGGTAAATGCCGGTGAAGAGATTATTATTGCCAAATCAGGAAAGCCTTTCGCCAAGCTGGTGCCCCTAGAGCCCGTTTCCCGGCGAACACCAGGTATTGTCGATGGATCTGTATCAGACGCTTTTTTTGAACCATTGCCGGAAGAAGAGCTTCAACATTGGGAATGATATTAGACACACATATCTTTCTCTGGTGGCTTTTCGATGACCCAAAGCTGCCAAGGCAAATCGAATCACACATTGCAGACGTCAAAAACCCTATTTATATCAGTGCCGCGTCTGTTTGGGAAATTGCCACGAAATACCGATTGGGTAAGCTGCCTGACGCTTCTAAAGTTGCCGAAAATGTTCCTGAATGGATATTCAAGGCAGGATTTCAGCCGTTGGCGATCACACCCGAGCATGCCCAGCTGGCTGGCAGCTGGAAAAACGTTCACAGAGATCCTTTTGATCGCATGCTGGCAGCTCAATCAAAGATAGAAAAAATGGCTTTGGCTAGTGTTGACAAGGCGATGACCAGCTTCCCGATTGATATTTTTGGCGTGAACGGTTGATCATAGGAAGGACGAGGGTCATTCTATTGATATATTGAAAAGATGATTAATTTTTCCTTATTCAAACCAATAAACCAATGGACGTAATCCCGCAGATCCAAAATTGTAAACCGGAAATCCGACGAACGTCCCCAATACTCCCCCAAAATTGTAAACCGGAAATCCGACGAACGTCCCCAATACTCCCCATTCAATACGGCTCAAATTGCTTAAAAGCATTTTTTTGCCGGGCAAAAAGTGTCTCTAAGCCGCTATCAGGGTTGTTTTTATCATCTTTATTCTGTATTTACAATTGGTTCACTTGGTCTGACAAGAATTCCTAACCCTTGCGAGCATATTGCCTCCAGGTCGCTTAAAATTATTTGTCGTTGTTCGTGGAACAGAATTGAGCTGTGGTGGATCACATTTTCGGAACACAGATAGGAAATGGAATTATTCTTCCCCGTTCGCCGTCATTTTCTTTTGGCGATATTTGTTCATTGGCCGCAACTTCCGGCTGGTTGCCCTGGTAGGTGCGGCCGTTAATCTATCCAGGACAACACAATAATCGAATTAGCGTCCTTAAGCCCCGCCCTATTATTTAGATATTTAAAGACGTCCCGGGTATACCTCCCGTACTTATTGAGGAAATTTCCAAGAAGCTTTTACCGAAGCTAAAAAAGGATGTAATTGTTATTAAGAAGAGCTCTGAGTATTCTCGCTACTGTTATTTATAATGTTTACTGTTGTTGAGCAATTATCTTGCGTAGATTGTCTACAATAATTCTCACTAGGATCAAATTTCTGTGCAAATCTGACAAATGATCGATCAACGTAATACAAAGTGTTGTTATTTGATGTTGGTATGTCTTGTCTTTGCATTTTACTTGTCGGCATTCCTTTTATCCTCCAAAAGAGAGCTTTAATACATTATCGGCTCTTGTTATAAGAACTTTAAACATTTTCTACTTATTTTGCAACAGTATTTATAAATTTATTTTAGAACGATACGGATCATTGTTAAGAAATTGTTTGACCAATTCATATGTTGCCGATTGATTTACAAATATAAATCTAATTAGCAAATACAAGGATAATATATCGGCAAAAACATACCCCATATCAACATCCAATATGGGATTAAAATAATTGGCTTTGATATGATCAAAGCACAAATACCCAAAAATTGTCCTATTCACATCGTCTAGGTTAAATTTCTTAAGAAATTTTTTATTAAGGATATTATTCCAAAGTGTTAATGGAATAACAAGTGTTGATTTGTAACAACTTCTATAATGTGGCTTAATTGTCTTCCCATCTTCTGACGATGACCTTTGCCAACAATTTATCCATTTTTCATCAATAAAAACATTATTTTTCGTTTGAAAAAAACGTTTGATTTTGCCTGTGGGCCGATAATTATCTACAGCTTCTTTGATCAATCTCGGGTTGTAGTATTCCCCTTTTTGGGTTTCTACAGGGATATTTTGGCACAAGTAATAACGACCATTCTCTTTCACAGAGTTGAAACCTTTATTCTCGGAGACTGAACAATCAGAATTATATCCAACTTTTTTTTCTCGAAATAATCCAATTACAAGTTTTTCTCTTGGATCAAAATTTGCTTTAATACAAATACGAGGAGACTTAATATGGCGACCAGCAAAAAATTTTTGCATTAAATTGAATGAAGAGGAGACAATACTTCCAATTTGTTCGTTTAGGTATTCTACTAGTTGATCATGTTTCTCTTCTATTTCACTGCGATCTTTTTGTTCATTACCGAACGCGTACTTCATTTCTTTATGATACTCACCAGCAAGAAAAGTGTATTGAATAAATTCGCCTTGATGGTGGCAAATAAAGTCGCGCAAGTTTCTTGAGACAGATTCATCGCAATATTTTTTGCTTTTGCTAAAAAAATTTATTTCATTTGAGATTATTGATGCACTGATAACGCTCATTAACTTCCCCCATAATTAAAATCCTCAATATGAACGGTGCTTCGCAACAGAACCAACAATATATAAATAGGTTTACACAACAAGAACTCGATCACTGGAACAGCTATACTTTAATCGGGAACATTTAAAGTTTTAAAAATATATCTTTTTTCGATTTTTTATCCTAAAATGACAATTGAACTGATTTATAATTGAGAATTTTGCACTTCTATAATTTCATCCTTAAGCCAATATATGTCCATAGCTCCCCCATTGTAAATCAAAAAAGCTGATAAAGTTTTGCTTCAACCTTCCTAAATATTTTCGATTCAATAGTCTGGCATATTTGACTTACCGTAATACCAAAATATAAGTTCAACAGTGTTAACAATAATAGAAAACAGAGTGAGATACCGACAAAATATGCAGGCACTAAACTAGCAATTATTACATTTGATTTATAAAAACTATAAATAGCTCCAATTGCAATTATTACAAAAAATATTACTTTAACAGAAAAAGTAATGCGTGAGGCTATTAAGTGCGAAGTACGATCGATTTTTTGTTGTCTTTTCAACCTATCAATTTCATTTTTTCTAATTTGTTCATCAAATTGAATATTTTTAGTCTTTAATTTCAAAGAATATTCTTGTAACTTTTTAGTTTTCGTCTCGTATTCATTTTTAATATTATTCTCTATAATTTTTTCTGCATTCTTGATTAACTGTGTAACTGTACCGGCTTGCCAAGATTCATCATCTATAAGATCCTCATTCCCTTGGCTTAATTCAGCCAAATTTCTCCTCACACCGATATCGTATCTTAGCAACAGATATTGTTCTTCAGTGATGCTTTTTCTGCTTCTTAACTTTTCAATCTGTTCAAAATATTTTTTCCAAAAATTATCACTTGGTTGTATAGCAGCATAGCAATCAGCAATTATCCTTTTTTTTGGTAATGATGGTGCCTTATTTGGCATCTTTAGCCATAAATGGGCAGTCAATCTATGATCAGTAATACAAGGCGGAACACTACAGTTTTCAAATCCATTATATTCAAAAAAAGATCTTACTGATCTGGCCAAACCATAATTTGTTGTGATAAATATTGCCTTACAGTCTTCAATTTTATCTGTCAGTTTTCCCTTTCTTAATCTTATTATGGCGGATACTGAATCTACATCCATTTGTAGTGCTCTTGGATTGGAGTATTTTACTTGCCTTAGAAGTTCATCACTTAAATACTCTTCATTTATTGAGTAATCACAATATTCAGGCTTTTCAACGATTTGTATAGCTAATCTATTTTGAATATCTTTCCTCAGTGTATTCTTTAATTCCATCACATCGGTTTCTGTAAAATTATTTGATAAAAAATATTCAGCAGCAAATCCAAAAATTGCTTCCGGTCTTGTAGGATCCAATGCAATAGAACATGCATGCAATATTCCTTCAATTTCTACCAATGTGTGTTCAAAACAGTACAATCCACCGTTGCTATCATATAGCAATTTTAAAAGTTCTTTACAGGCAACTTCTCTTTCTGGTCCAGCATATCCTAAAGAAAAAATAATAAATGGTGTGTCAAAAAAGAAAGCTGTATCCTTGAGCTTTTTGTTGGCGGTGCTAATATCAGGTAGGTACATAGAGCTTGCTAAGATGTGTCCTTGCACAATAGATTCAAAATAACTGAACTCGGCTGTATTTTCATGCTCAGCATTTAGTATAAACTTTGCAACTATATATAAATCTTTATCTGATCTTCTCTTTTTTCCAATTACTTGTTTTAAAGGGACACCTGATGTTAATGTGCTAAGAATTGTTACACCATTTATATCTAA
This window harbors:
- a CDS encoding type II toxin-antitoxin system Phd/YefM family antitoxin; this translates as METVNIHYAKTHFSKLLLRVNAGEEIIIAKSGKPFAKLVPLEPVSRRTPGIVDGSVSDAFFEPLPEEELQHWE
- a CDS encoding type II toxin-antitoxin system VapC family toxin — translated: MILDTHIFLWWLFDDPKLPRQIESHIADVKNPIYISAASVWEIATKYRLGKLPDASKVAENVPEWIFKAGFQPLAITPEHAQLAGSWKNVHRDPFDRMLAAQSKIEKMALASVDKAMTSFPIDIFGVNG